One segment of Solanum stenotomum isolate F172 chromosome 1, ASM1918654v1, whole genome shotgun sequence DNA contains the following:
- the LOC125858459 gene encoding proteinase inhibitor 1-like, whose amino-acid sequence MESKFAHVIVFFLLATSFETLMARKENDGLEVIELLKEFESDLMCKGKLSWPELIGVPTKLAKEIIEKENSLITNVQILLNGSPVTLDFSCNRVRLFDNILGYVVDMPMVR is encoded by the exons atggagTCAAAGTTTGCTCACGtcattgttttctttcttcttgcAACTT cCTTTGAAACACTCATGGCACGAAAAGAAAATGATGGACTAGAAgtcatagaacttctcaagGAATTTGAATCTGACTTGATGTGCAAAG GAAAACTAAGCTGGCCAGAACTTATTGGTGTCCCAACAAAGCTTGCTAAGGAAATAATTGAGAAGGAAAATTCACTCATAACAAATGTTCAGATACTACTGAATGGTTCTCCAGTCACATTGGATTTTAGTTGTAATCGAGTTCGTCTTTTTGATAACATCTTGGGTTATGTTGTAGACATGCCTATGGTCCGTTAA